From a region of the Syngnathus scovelli strain Florida chromosome 19, RoL_Ssco_1.2, whole genome shotgun sequence genome:
- the LOC125987382 gene encoding pneumococcal serine-rich repeat protein, producing MIIKAFILLLLLLGADTHPNWSRHQHGASRALLQVTPDENQSPGSQPTGSSATNTAATGTVTNSGATNSAATVSVATNSVATSSGATNSAATNSGATNSAATVSSATNSVATSSGATNSVASNSPGTNSVATVSAATNSAGTNSAATVSVATNSAATVSAATNNAGTSSAATVSTATNSAATVSTATNSAATNSAATNSAATISAATNSAGTNSAATVSTAANSAGTNSVATVSVATNGAGTNSAATVSTAPNSAGTSSAATVSVATNSAATVSAATNNAGTSSAATVSTATNSAATVSTATNSAATNSAATNSAATISAATNSAGTNSAATVSTAANSAGTNSVATVSVATNGAGTNSAATVSTAPNSAGTSSAATVSTVTNSAATVSVATNSVATNGGATNSAATNSGATNSAATVSSATNSVATSSGATNSVASNSPGTNSVATVSAATNSAGTNSAATVSVATNSAATVSAATNNAGTSSAATVSTATNSPATISMATNSAATNSAATNSAATNSAGTVSAATVSAATSSAATVSAATSSAANVSVATNSAATVPTATNSAGTSSAATVSTATNSAATVSTATNSVGTSTTATVSTATNSPATVSMATNSVATNSAGTVSAATNSAGTNSAATVSAATSSAATVSVATNSAATIPTATNSAGTSSAATVSTATNSAATVSTATNSAGTSSTATVSTVTNSPATVSMATNSATTNSAATNSAGTVSAATNSAGTNSTATVSTATNSPATVSMPTDVSPTDSTATLPTTNDPATTATPMEPVAQVAVRRAAETAVVASTTAASIAALLASSAAGATAAASGGSSLAEAAAEEALSAADGAADAALEFAQGSINAGEAAAAAANAAAASENAAATAEGAAQGASGNLSTLALQLSQAAQNAAIIARSAANTSALAADVMGPELTADEAMTIIQDARNATQQAELAAQDLRALLNSADLPPDVEASVRQAIMAAESSAAVAEETAAQAQVALNTADRAAAPSEGEMEAELAGQLALLQIQTAAQSAGVAAEAAQVPTGAVQASRQASMAAAAASLAASAAAVTGQATGADLDGVINTALESAEAANLAAQSVANGAAEPQVARDAAARAADAAEAVAEAARNASSAGRIEGEAAQVSLDAAELARQAATAGPDEFEDTATLFANTSRNAAELFGSQLSSMLTPEVFTAVQEAEQVALLAEATGVIAGSASDSEGAIALTRAAITMTQRAMEMVSNLPEGTALSLAQDSLGVSLTASAAAVTATCSAAAAAVGAESAARAALDAAENAASAATSLSNGQGSLSSTVDAGLAASLEANNAAQAAMSAAQNGLALDMELADLAAEAAQIASRATESAQSVASAQATMQSIVDARQVARQVDDDWRNLTARVQGMVMNAPQGSCGGLAEQLSILTVASTGLLCTNSTSQVADLAVMTTSAEQRLGTETERMQALASATTSFSNLAVRTADTLLATSPQVNGANVQMLSLAAMLAATLLPLIL from the exons ATGATCATCAAAGCATTCATCTTGTTACTTTTGCTTCTTG GAGCGGACACTCATCCAAATTGGAGCCGTCATCAACACGGTGCAAGCCGAGCGCTCCTCCAGGTGACTCCTGATGAAAATCAATCCCCTGGAAGCCAGCCCACAGGCAGCTCTGCAACAAATACCGCTGCCACTGGCACAGTGACCAACAGCGGTGCAACAAACAGTGCAGCAACTGTCTCCGTGGCAACAAACAGTGTAGCGACCAGCAGCGGGGCAACCAACAGCGCAGCGACCAACAGCGGTGCAACAAACAGTGCAGCAACCGTCTCCTCCGCAACAAACAGCGTAGCAACCAGCAGCGGGGCAACAAACAGCGTAGCAAGCAACAGCCCAGGGACCAACAGCGTGGCAACCGTCTCCGCAGCAACCAACAGTGCAGGGACCAACAGCGCAGCAACCGTCTCTGTGGCAACAAACAGTGCAGCAACCGTCTCTGCGGCAACCAACAATGCAGGGACCAGCAGCGCAGCGACTGTCTCCACTGCAACCAACAGCGCAGCAACCGTCTCCACGGCAACCAACAGTGCGGCAACCAACAGTGCGGCAACCAACAGTGCGGCAACCATCTCCGCAGCAACCAACAGCGCTGGGACCAATAGCGCAGCAACCGTCTCCACGGCAGCCAACAGTGCAGGGACCAACAGCGTGGCAACCGTCTCCGTCGCAACCAACGGCGCAGGGACCAACAGCGCAGCAACCGTCTCCACGGCACCCAACAGCGCAGGGACCAGCAGCGCAGCAACCGTCTCTGTGGCAACAAACAGTGCAGCAACCGTCTCTGCGGCAACCAACAATGCAGGGACCAGCAGCGCAGCGACTGTCTCCACTGCAACCAACAGCGCAGCAACCGTCTCCACGGCAACCAACAGTGCGGCAACCAACAGTGCGGCAACCAACAGTGCGGCAACCATCTCCGCAGCAACCAACAGCGCTGGGACCAATAGCGCAGCAACCGTCTCCACGGCAGCCAACAGTGCAGGGACCAACAGCGTGGCAACCGTCTCCGTCGCAACCAACGGCGCAGGGACCAACAGCGCAGCAACCGTCTCCACGGCACCCAACAGCGCAGGGACCAGCAGCGCAGCAACTGTCTCCACTGTAACCAACAGCGCAGCAACCGTCTCCGTGGCAACAAACAGCGTAGCAACCAACGGCGGGGCAACCAACAGCGCAGCGACCAACAGCGGTGCAACAAACAGTGCAGCAACCGTCTCCTCCGCAACAAACAGCGTAGCAACCAGCAGTGGGGCAACAAACAGCGTAGCAAGCAACAGCCCAGGGACCAACAGCGTGGCAACCGTCTCCGCAGCAACCAACAGTGCAGGGACCAACAGCGCAGCAACCGTCTCTGTGGCAACAAACAGTGCAGCAACCGTCTCTGCGGCAACCAACAATGCAGGGACCAGCAGCGCAGCGACTGTCTCCACTGCAACCAACAGCCCAGCAACCATCTCCATGGCAACCAACAGCGCAGCGACCAACAGCGCAGCGACCAACAGCGCAGCGACCAACAGCGCAGGAACCGTCTCCGCGGCAACCGTCTCTGCGGCAACCAGCAGCGCAGCAACCGTCTCTGCGGCAACCAGCAGCGCAGCAAACGTCTCTGTGGCAACAAACAGCGCAGCAACCGTCCCTACGGCAACCAACAGCGCAGGGACCAGCAGCGCAGCGACTGTTTCCACTGCAACCAACAGCGCAGCAACCGTCTCCACGGCAACCAACAGCGTAGGGACCAGCACCACAGCGACTGTCTCCACTGCAACCAACAGTCCAGCAaccgtctccatggcaaccaacAGCGTGGCAACCAACAGCGCAGGAACTGTCTCCGCAGCAACCAACAGCGCAGGGACCAACAGCGCAGCAACTGTCTCTGCGGCAACCAGCAGCGCAGCAACCGTCTCTGTGGCAACAAACAGTGCAGCAACCATCCCTACGGCAACCAACAGCGCAGGGACCAGCAGTGCAGCGACTGTCTCCACTGCAACCAACAGCGCAGCAACCGTCTCCACGGCAACCAACAGCGCAGGGACCAGCAGCACAGCGACTGTCTCCACTGTAACAAACAGCCCAGCAaccgtctccatggcaaccaacAGCGCGACAACCAACAGCGCAGCGACCAACAGCGCAGGAACCGTCTCCGCAGCAACCAACAGCGCAGGGACCAACAGCACAGCGACTGTCTCCACTGCAACCAACAGCCCAGCAACCGTCTCCATGCCAACCGATGTGTCACCCACCGATAGCACAGCCACACTGCCAACCACCAATGACCCAGCCACTACTGCAACACCCATGGAACCCGTTGCACAAGTGGCAGTCCGAAGAGCAGCAGAGACAGCGGTAGTGGCGTCCACAACTGCCGCATCGATAGCAGCGTTATTGGCCAGTTCAGCTGCGGGAGCAACTGCCGCGGCCTCAGGGGGGTCCTCACTAGCAGAAGCCGCTGCAGAAGAGGCTTTGTCCGCTGCGGACGGGGCGGCCGATGCGGCGCTGGAGTTTGCGCAAGGCAGTATCAACGCGGGCGAGGCCGCAGCCGCGGCAGCCAATGCCGCTGCCGCATCTGAAAACGCTGCAGCGACAGCAGAGGGAGCTGCGCAGGGAGCAAGCGGGAACTTGTCCACGCTGGCACTCCAACTGTCCCAAGCGGCACAAAATGCAGCAATCATCGCCAGGTCTGCCGCAAACACATCCGCCTTAGCAGCCGATGTGATGGGCCCGGAACTCACGGCAGACGAGGCAATGACCATCATACAAGATGCCAGAAACGCCACCCAACAGGCCGAGTTGGCAGCGCAAGATCTCCGAGCTTTACTTAATTCAGCAGACCTCCCGCCAGATGTCGAGGCAAGCGTCCGCCAAGCCATCATGGCGGCTGAGAGTTCGGCCGCAGTGGCAGAAGAAACGGCGGCTCAGGCGCAAGTTGCGCTCAACACTGCTGACCGAGCTGCGGCGCCCAGCGAAGGAGAAATGGAAGCTGAGTTAGCCGGCCAATTAGCGCTCCTCCAAATCCAAACTGCAGCGCAAAGCGCAGGCGTAGCAGCAGAAGCTGCGCAAGTACCGACCGGAGCTGTCCAAGCTTCAAGACAAGCCTCCATGGCAGCCGCAGCCGCGTCCCTCGCCGCCTCGGCAGCAGCCGTCACCGGGCAAGCCACCGGAGCTGATCTCGATGGTGTCATAAACACCGCCTTGGAAAGCGCGGAGGCGGCAAATCTTGCAGCCCAGTCGGTTGCCAATGGAGCCGCAGAGCCGCAGGTGGCCAGAGATGCCGCAGCCAGAGCCGCGGACGCGGCAGAAGCGGTGGCCGAAGCGGCGCGAAATGCCTCGTCGGCGGGAAGAATCGAAGGAGAAGCGGCCCAGGTGTCCCTGGACGCGGCGGAGCTGGCCAGGCAAGCGGCGACGGCGGGACCCGATGAATTTGAGGACACCGCCACACTGTTTGCAAACACATCGAGAAATGCTGCAGAATTATTTGGAAGTCAGCTGTCATCTATGCTGACTCCTGAAGTATTTACAGCAGTTCAGGAGGCAGAGCAGGTGGCCTTGTTGGCAGAAGCTACAGGGGTCATAGCAGGAAGTGCGAGCGACTCTGAAGGCGCAATAGCCCTCACCAGAGCCGCAATCACAATGACACAAAGAGCTATGGAGATGGTGAGCAATCTGCCGGAAGGAACGGCGCTGAGCTTGGCACAAGATTCACTAGGAGTCAGCTTGACGGCCTCGGCCGCGGCTGTAACCGCCACGTGCTCGGCGGCTGCGGCCGCGGTCGGAGCAGAATCGGCAGCCAGAGCCGCCTTGGACGCCGCAGAGAATGCAGCGAGCGCCGCCACCTCACTGAGCAACGGTCAAGGCAGCCTGAGCTCCACAGTGGACGCTGGACTGGCAGCGTCCCTGGAAGCCAATAACGCCGCCCAGGCGGCCATGTCAGCAGCGCAAAACGGATTGGCCTTGGACATGGAGCTGGCTGACCTGGCCGCCGAGGCAGCCCAAATAGCATCTAGGGCAACGGAATCGGCACAAAGCGTGGCCTCGGCCCAAGCGACGATGCAAAGCATAGTGGACGCCCGCCAAGTGGCCAGACAAGTGGACGACGACTGGAGGAACTTGACGGCACGGGTGCAGGGCATGGTGATGAATGCTCCGCAGGGAAGCTGCGGGGGCCTGGCAGAGCAGCTGTCCATCCTGACCGTGGCGTCAACGGGGCTGTTGTGCACCAACTCAACCAGCCAGGTGGCAGACTTGGCCGTGATGACGACATCGGCGGAGCAGCGCCTGGGCACCGAAACAGAACGCATGCAAGCTCTGGCGTCCGCGACGACCTCGTTCTCAAATTTGGCTGTGCGGACGGCGGACACGTTGTTGGCCACGTCTCCACAAGTCAATGGCGCTAACGTCCAGATGCTCTCACTTGCTGCCATGTTAGCCGCCACCCTGCTCCCTCTGATCTTGTGA